The DNA region ATAAGAAAAGCATATAATTTGCTTTTTAATATTCATAAAACTAATTTAGAAATCAAAAAAAGTGAACTTATTTTAAAAAATGCACAAATTGATATTGTTAGAAAAAAAGAACAAGTATTAAATGGTTTTTTAGATACTTCATATTTAGATAATGCAATTTTAGATGCAAATACAGCTAAAAAGAATCTGGCAGATTTAAAATATCAAAAAAAAGCTTTTATAAATAATTTTAATAATATTGCTAGTAATGATTATAAAATCTTTAAACTTCCAGAATTTAATATTGTTTCAAAAAAACAGTTCATATCTAATAACTTAGAGATTTTAAAATCACAAGCTGATATTGAAACAAAAAAACAATTAAAAACTATGACAATTTCTCAATATTTACCAACAATTAGTGCAACTTATGATTTTACAAGAAATCACTCTAATTCAGCAAATATTGTTGAAAAGGAGGTTCAAAATGTTGGAATTTCTATATCTATGCCAATTGATGTAAGAACTTTTAATGATATTGAATCTTCACAAATAAACTATTTAAAATCTAAATTATCTTTAAAAACACAAAAATTAGAAGAAGAGAACTTTTTTAGAACACAAATGCAAAAGATTGAAACAATAGAAGAAAAAATAAAAATAACAAAAGATGATTATAAACTTTATAGCTCTTTATTAAATACTATTGTTGAAGAAAAAAATGCAGGATTAAAAACAAAAAGTGATGTGGATACACTACTTAATTCATCTAAAGTAAAAGAAGTTGAATTAAAAATATTTAAAATAGATAAACAACTTGAGTTGTTAGAGTTATATGCAAAGTTAAAGAAGTAAGAAAATTCTTACTTCTTAGTATCAAGATTTAAATAGTATTCAATCTCATTTTTAGTTAAAATTTTAATAGTATTTGTACTACCTGGCATACCTACAGGATAACCTATAGTTGCAACATAAGGTCCTTCTTTATCAAGCATATCTCTTGCGTCTAATTCTTTTAACATTTTTTGGAACATTTTAGTTGTTTGAGACTCTTTTATTGTTCCTATTGGATAAATTCCCCAAACAGCAGTTAAAGAATTTAATACTTTTTTCTTATGAGTAAAAGTTAAAATTTTTGTATGAGGTCTATATCTTGACATTCTAATTGCAGATTGTCCTGAACTTGTTAAAGCTAGAATACCTTTTGCATTAATATCATCTGCAAGTTTTGTTACTGTTGATTGAATAACATCAAATTGGTCCAAATACTCAAATTTTTCATGTTTTGCAAAATTATAAATTTCTTCAGTCTTTTGAATAATATTACTCATTGTATCAACAACATTTATTGGATCTTCTCCAACTGCACTCTCTTCACTTAACATTACTACATCTGTTCCATCTAAAACAGCATTTGCAACGTCTGAAATTTCTGCTCTTGTTGCTCTTTCATTTTGAGTCATAGATAAAAGCATTTGAGTTGCTGTAATAACTGGTTTACAAGCCATATTTGCTTTTTTAATTAAACTTTTTTGAATAGTTGGTACTTCATAATAAGGAAC from Malaciobacter molluscorum LMG 25693 includes:
- a CDS encoding TolC family protein, whose translation is MHLAKSLNFLLISILCPFALLNAKDEDILSKDRLKQFKLSEEKVIEDSAKLQKDWINPITITYSKIDGEITDTEKTVISVNQPIFKSGGIYSAILYAKANKIYSNLDINLQRKEMIRKAYNLLFNIHKTNLEIKKSELILKNAQIDIVRKKEQVLNGFLDTSYLDNAILDANTAKKNLADLKYQKKAFINNFNNIASNDYKIFKLPEFNIVSKKQFISNNLEILKSQADIETKKQLKTMTISQYLPTISATYDFTRNHSNSANIVEKEVQNVGISISMPIDVRTFNDIESSQINYLKSKLSLKTQKLEEENFFRTQMQKIETIEEKIKITKDDYKLYSSLLNTIVEEKNAGLKTKSDVDTLLNSSKVKEVELKIFKIDKQLELLELYAKLKK